TCGATCCCCTCGCGGTCGGGGTCGGCGTCGAGCAGGTCGAAGGTGTCGGTGATGCGGTCGAGCGCGAGCATCGCGTCGACGCCGAGCATGTCGCCCTCGCCGACCGACACGTCCGCTTGGACGACCCGGCCCTCGGCGTCGCCGGCCGACACGTCGAAGCTCTCGACCGCCGCGGCGGCGGCGGCGCCGTCCGCGGCACCTGCGTGGGCGGTTTCGCCGTCGCTGGCACCGCTCGTACCCTCGCTCCCTGCGTCGACACCGCCGGCGGCCGGGTCGGGCGCCTCGCCGGACTCGGCGTCGAAGTCGCTCTCCTCCATGACGGCGCGCAACTGCGCGACCATCTCGTCGGTGTCGGTGGTCGACTCGCCCTCGCTCTCGATCTCGCGGACGATGACCTCGATCATGTCCACGCCCGCGAAGATGAGATCCATCCGCTCGGGGGTGACCGCCATCTCGTCCTGGCGCATCGCGTCGAGCAGGTCCTCGATGGCGTGGGCCAGGTTGCTGGCGTCCTCGAACCCCATCGCGCCGAAGTTGCCCTTCAGCGTGTGGGCCGTCCGGAAGATCTGGTCCATCGCGGCCTGGTCGTCCGGGTCGCTCTCCAGGTCGAGCAGCGAGTTGTTCAGGTCGGTGATCGCTTCCTCACTCTCTCGGATAAACGCGTCAAGATACTGGTCGTCCATTTAGGTCACCTCGAATGCGTCGAGTATCGCCGCCGCCACGTCGTTGACCGGTGCCACGCCGTCGACACAGCCGGTCTCGATGGCCCGTTTGGGCATCCCGAAGACCGCCGACGTGGCTTCGTCCTGTGCGACCGTGTAGCCGCCGGCCTCGTGGATCGCGCGAACGCCGCGTGCGCCGTCTTCGCCCATCCCGGTCAGGATGACGCCGGCGAGTGGGCTCGTGATCCGTTCGGCAGCCGTCTGCATCGTCACGTCGACCGCGGGCCTGACGTTGTTGACCGGCGGGTCCTGGGTCAGTCCGACCCGGAGGCGCCCGCGGCGATAGCCCGTCACTTCCATGTGGTAGTCGCCCGCGGCGATGAGCGCCTCGCCGCCACCGATCCGATCGCCGTCTTCGGCCTCACGCACGCTGTACTCGCTGCGGGCGTCCAGGCGTTCGGCGAAGCGACCGGTGAACCCGCTGGGCATGTGCTGGACGACCAGCACGCGCAGGTCCGCCGCCAGCGGCAGGTCCGAGAGGACTTGCTCGACGACGGTCGGGCCGCCCGTCGAGGAGCCGACGACGACCGTCGGGTCGTCGACGTACTCCGTCGTCGCGGCCCCGGCGTCGGAACCTACCGTTTCGGCGCCGCCCGCGTCGTCAGTGCCGACACCGCCGGTGTCGACCCCCGACCCGGCGGTCCGGGCGGAGGCCACGTCCGAGGAGTCGGTCGGGTCGACGGCCGCGACGGACTCGACGACGTCGACGAGCTGGTCCTGCATGCGGGACATCTCCATCGACACCTCGCCGCCGGGCTTGCGGAAGAAGTCGACGGCGCCTTTCTCCAGGGCCTGGAACGTCACGTCGGCGTTCTCGTCGGTGTGGGCGGACAGCATCAGGATCGGGGTCGGCCGGGTCGACATGATCCGGTCGGTCGCCTCGATGCCGTTCATCTCCGGCATCTCCACGTCCATCGTCACCACGTCGGGGTCGGTCTCGACGACCGCGTCGACGGCTTCGCGACCGTTCTTGGCCACGGCGACCACGTCGATGCCGCTCTCCTCCAGGATGTCGGAGATGACGCTCCGCATGAAGTGCGAGTCGTCGGCGACGACCGCTCGCGGCGTCGAGCGTACCGTCATATCGGACCCCCGGTGACGGCTCGGGCGAAGCCCGAGCGGTGTCGCCGGAACCCAGCCGGAGCCGGCACCATACCTACTCATGTGTGACGGTAGCGTCGGGATAAAGACTCCGCCCGCGGAATCAGCGTTGATAACCCGGGAGACACGCTTAAGACGCCGTCGCGGGCTCTTTGAGTCAACGGCCACCCATGGCATCAGGTACTCAGAACGCGGCGCCGACGGCGACGGACGGACAGGTCCTGGAGTTCTCGCTGGGCGAGGAGACCTACTGCGTGAGCATCGACTACGTCACCGAGATCGTCGACGCCGGCGAGGTGACGACGGTCCCCAACTCGCCGCCCCACGTCCGCGGGGTGATGGACCTGCGCGGGCGCACGACGTCGATCGTCGACCCGAAGGTCGTCTTCGGGATCGGCGGCGACGGCGCCGAGCGTCGGATCATCGTCTTCGACCCGGCGATCGTCGACGACCAGGGCGCCGCCGGTTGGCTGGTCGACGAGGTGTACCAGGTCGTGAAAGTCGACGGGTCGGACGTCGACGACTCCCCCTCCCAAGACGAGCAAGCCATCCACGGCGTCGTCAAGCGCGACGACGGGTTCGTCATCTGGGTCGACCCGAAGGCCGTCCACTCCGGGTGACCGTCCTATCGCACCGGCCCCGACTCCGACCACGACCGGCTGACATCCTCCCACGAGTGAAGTCGTGGGGTTCCACGGTCACAGACCGTGCCCACGAGGGAGAGGTTCCCCACTCGGGTCGTTCGGTGGGGTTGTGGGCCGTGCCAGTGCGGCCCCCGACTCGGATAGCGGGCTTCATTTACCACCCCGCTGGCGTGCATATCCTTACCCGAGGCTCGGTAGCACAGCCTACGATATGAATCGTGGTAGTTATTTCGGCTGTTGTCGGATTCATCCCACGGCTGAATCCGTGGGCTTTCTCCTTGAACCGCTGTAATCGGTAGGCGGACCGTACCGACGCCGCCGACCCTTTCGCGTGCTATCGATCGCGAAGTGATCGCATGAACAAGACTTTTTACCACAGACACCCGATGCTCCACCAGCCGAACTCCACGAGGATCCACGGAAGACATGATCGAACTAACGAAAACCGGCATCGACGGGTTGGACGAGATCCTGAACGGTGGTATTGTCACAAATTCGACTACCCTGGTGAGCGGGAATCCCGGGGCGGGCAAGAGTATCCTCTGTCTGCAGTTCATCTACAACGGCGTCGAGCAGTTCGACGAGAAAGGCATCTACCTCACCTTCGAGGAAGACGAGGAAGACCTGCGTGAGGCCGCCGAATCGATCGGCTTCGACAAGTGGGGCGAGTACGTCGACAACGGCGACATCAAGGTCTACGACAAGAAGGTCCTGCTGCGGGAGAACGATTTCTCGTCGTCGCTCGAACTCCTGCTCGACGACTTCGAGGACAACGACTACGACCGGGTCGTCCTCGACTCGCTGGCGATGTTCGAGCTCTTTTTCGAGAACGAACAGGAGAAGCGGACCTACCTGCTGAAGTTCACGGACATCCTCAGCCAGAACGACCTGACGACGCTGATGACCAACGAGCAGGGTGCCGTGTTCCCGGAGACGGAGATCGGGTTGGAGAACTACCTCACCGACGGGAACATCTACCTGATCCAGACGCCCACCGAGTCGGGCGTCAACCGGTACGTCTGGGTGGCCAAGATGCGCAAGCAGGACATCGAGACCGACATCTTCCCGATGGAGATCTCACAGGGCGGCATCCGCGTCCACCAGAACGCCAGCGCGTTCTCGATGATGAGCGAAGACGACAATCCGCTGTAGTCGTCGGCGCCCGTTTTCACGATCGGAACCGGTTATTAGTTCGAAAAACGGCTGTTGTGAACTTTCTCCGTGGTGATTAGTTCGGATCCACGACGCCCTCGCGGCCTCGGTAACCCGCCCATACCGGCAGCGATAGATTTATACTGCGGTGAATATACGTTTTGATAACGGATGGCTTCAGCCGAGATCCTTCAGACACTGGGGAACAAATACAGCGCAGAGATCCTGGACGCAACCGACGAGCCCCAGTCGGCCCAGGAACTGAGTGACGAGCTCGGGATCCCGATCGCCACCTGTTATCGCCGGATCGACGAGCTGACAGAGCACGACCTGCTCGAGCTCCACGACAACATCCTCTCGGACGACCGCCGGCGCATCAAGGTGTACCGGCGAAACGTCGACCAGGTCCACATCGACTTCGAGGAGTCGCTGACCGTCGAAGTCGAGGAGCGCACCGAGGTCACGAACAAGCTCGACGAGGCCTGGCGGACACTCTCCGAAAGCTGACTCGCGTGCGCGCACGGACGTCCACCCCATCTCTCCCATCCCCCAGTTCCGTTTTCGCTCGACCGTCGAACACCGACGCGGAGCGATAGCGACGCAGAAATTCGGCTCCTGGGGCCGCGACGGGACGGTTTTGCGAGTGATTATCACGGGAGATATTTTCGAGAGTGGATTTAATACGGGGTATCGAGAAGGCCGATACAACGTGGTTTCAGTGATAGAGATCCTCTACGCCGTCTCGACGGTCGTGTTCGTCGTCGCCGGCCTGACGATGGTCGGGATGGCCATGCGCGCGTACGTGAAGACATCACGACAGGCGATGTTGCACCTCTCGCTGGGCTTTTCGCTCGCGGTGGCCGGCGCCGCGTCGACGATGATCAGCGCCTTCCTCACGAACTTCACCGGCACCCGGTCGCTACTGTTGGTCAACAGCGGCCTGACGACGTTCGGATTCCTGTTCGTGATGTACAGTCTCGTCATCTACGAGTGACCGACCGGCCCGGCGGCGGCCGACCGTTCTCAGTTATCGTTACGAGGTCTCGTATTTGCAGCCGTTCTTGAAGCGCCGCGTTAAAGTTTATACTCGCCATTTTCGACAGTGAAATCGCGATTTCGGCTGGAGATTACCGTTTTCAAGAACGATATTCGGTAGGATACCCTTAATACGGGCGAACCGAACGTTCGGAGTAAGTCCGAGTCGCGCGGTACGCTCGGGCGGATACAAACCCATGTTCGACAATACAACGACGGAACGGCCGACCGACCGCGGGCAGGTCGGGATCGGGACCCTCATCGTGTTCATCGCGATGGTCCTGGTCGCCGCCATCGCGGCCGGTGTCCTGATCAACACCGCCGGCTTCCTG
This DNA window, taken from Halosimplex litoreum, encodes the following:
- the cheB gene encoding chemotaxis-specific protein-glutamate methyltransferase CheB; the encoded protein is MTVRSTPRAVVADDSHFMRSVISDILEESGIDVVAVAKNGREAVDAVVETDPDVVTMDVEMPEMNGIEATDRIMSTRPTPILMLSAHTDENADVTFQALEKGAVDFFRKPGGEVSMEMSRMQDQLVDVVESVAAVDPTDSSDVASARTAGSGVDTGGVGTDDAGGAETVGSDAGAATTEYVDDPTVVVGSSTGGPTVVEQVLSDLPLAADLRVLVVQHMPSGFTGRFAERLDARSEYSVREAEDGDRIGGGEALIAAGDYHMEVTGYRRGRLRVGLTQDPPVNNVRPAVDVTMQTAAERITSPLAGVILTGMGEDGARGVRAIHEAGGYTVAQDEATSAVFGMPKRAIETGCVDGVAPVNDVAAAILDAFEVT
- a CDS encoding chemotaxis protein CheW yields the protein MASGTQNAAPTATDGQVLEFSLGEETYCVSIDYVTEIVDAGEVTTVPNSPPHVRGVMDLRGRTTSIVDPKVVFGIGGDGAERRIIVFDPAIVDDQGAAGWLVDEVYQVVKVDGSDVDDSPSQDEQAIHGVVKRDDGFVIWVDPKAVHSG
- a CDS encoding RAD55 family ATPase, producing MIELTKTGIDGLDEILNGGIVTNSTTLVSGNPGAGKSILCLQFIYNGVEQFDEKGIYLTFEEDEEDLREAAESIGFDKWGEYVDNGDIKVYDKKVLLRENDFSSSLELLLDDFEDNDYDRVVLDSLAMFELFFENEQEKRTYLLKFTDILSQNDLTTLMTNEQGAVFPETEIGLENYLTDGNIYLIQTPTESGVNRYVWVAKMRKQDIETDIFPMEISQGGIRVHQNASAFSMMSEDDNPL
- a CDS encoding ArsR/SmtB family transcription factor codes for the protein MASAEILQTLGNKYSAEILDATDEPQSAQELSDELGIPIATCYRRIDELTEHDLLELHDNILSDDRRRIKVYRRNVDQVHIDFEESLTVEVEERTEVTNKLDEAWRTLSES
- a CDS encoding DUF7521 family protein, translated to MIEILYAVSTVVFVVAGLTMVGMAMRAYVKTSRQAMLHLSLGFSLAVAGAASTMISAFLTNFTGTRSLLLVNSGLTTFGFLFVMYSLVIYE